TTACTAACTTTGACTCCCCAGAGCTCTTCAATTTGAGCTAATACTTTTCCTAAATTTTTTGGTGATTGTTTTACCCACTCTTTGATTTGGAGCTCTTGAAGTTCATTAAAAATTGGTTTCCTGCCTCGCCCTGGGCGATTATATAGTCCTAACAATCTGTATTCTTCCCAATCATTCATCCAATTGTATATGGTTCCTCGAGTGACTTGAAAAATTTCCATCAATTCCGAAATTGTTTTTCCTTTATAGCTCAACAAAATACAGTGCGCTCTCTGTTTTACTTGATAATGAGAACTTTGTTTATATATTCTGTTAAGTAATTTGATTGTATCAATATTTAAATCTTTAATAAATCGCATTTTTTGACCTTATTGACAACCAGAAGATATTTTAAATTACTATTTACATAATATAAAATTAATTTTGCTTAAGTACTTAATGTTGCGTTTGTACAGAAAGTATTGGATTATCGGCAGCAGCAACGGCAAGAGAGGGAACAGAAGCGGCAAGAAGAACAAGAACGAAACGCGACACATAAGACTAGAATCCACACAGTGTGGTATGCCCAATGTTTAATATTATCTAAAAATTTGGGTTAACTATCAAGTTGGTTGCTGGACTAAAGATAACGAATTGGTGGTTAAACCTTGTAAACAGCAACTTTGTCAGTTTTTTAAACTTAATTTTTCAAATAAATACTAACTTACTACCTGGAGCAATCTAGACTAAATTAAATCCATGTTTTGTAGGACAGTACAACTGAAGCAGACCTTTTAGATGCTGAATATGTAATATTTATTGAATAAAAATTTACTTTTGACAGACGAAGTTATGCTCAATATAGATTTAGAAAGACTTCTTTACACGGTAAAAATAGATTTCCAAACAGAGGTTACTAAAATTGCTGGACAAGTTTTTAGCGACACTCAGTTTCAGTTATCGGCTCGAAAAATCGGCAAGGTTCACGCAGCTTTAGTTGTACCACAAATTTATTTAAAGTCATTACATCAAGACTATCAAAACATTGTTGATAATAATTTGGCTATTACTTTCAAAAGTGGAAACCGTGCTATCGGAAATTTTCAACTGAATTATTTGCCGAAAATAAATATTTTAACTATATCTGGGTATTACAAACAGGGCATGGCTTATCTGTGTTATTCTCCAACGATAGATCCTGATTGGTACGATAGCAGAGGTTATAAAATCGCTCGCCCTGATTGTATTGGAGAAAAGTTTGAGCTGTTAGCGAACAAATTTTATCCATTTTTTGAAGAATTTTTCACAGGCAGATTTTAATTAAACGTATGCCCCTGATGCAAGCCGAAATCCCTTATCAAATTCATCTGTTTTCAGGATTGGTTAAAATAGCTTTGGGTTGATTAGCATTGAATAAAGAAGCAGACAAAAGAATAACCGATTTGTTTGTCTGATTTTCCCCATAATGAATCATTCCAGCAGTTTCAACTAAAAAGTCTCCAACAGTTAGCTGTATAGTTTTCCCTTGCTGAACAATCAATTTTTTGCCGTTAGCTTTTGTTACTTAAGCTTCTCCTTCCACAACAGTATAAGTTAAAGTTCCCGCTTCTACTCGTTCAATCTGCATTCCCGGATGAGTATGAGCAGGTAGCTTTGCTCTTGGCGCGATGGTATAACGTACAAGCTCAAGAACCTGCTTTTGATCTTCAGTCGGATAACCACTCGCTAAAACTTCACGAGTAACAGATTTAGTGTAAGCGTTGGGTGAAGAGGTTTCTTGGCTGTTAACAACTACGCTGCCAAAAGCTAGCATAGCTAAGGGGAGAATCAAAGACAGTTTTTTCATATTATAAGTTTTTTGTTGAGAGTAATTTCATCCCGTCCCGTTGAATTGGACAAGCGTGTTAGATATTATCGCCTAAATACTCTTGATGTTACGTTTGCTCAAAAGGTCTTAGAGTATCCGCGGTGGCGATGAGGAGGTAGAGACAGAAAACGCATTGAGGGGAGAAGCAAGAAAAGTAGTGGCTCGCACCTGCTTGTGGAACACCAGTGTTTGGTAAAGTAATTCTTGCAGCGCTAGCATTTCTAGACAATCCAGAGACATCCCAACTATGAAAATCCTTCATGGCACTTGGATACCAAATACGGAGACTGGCTTTATTGAGTCAGGGTCTTTTTACTTATGGGTAGAAACTTCCGCATTCAAAAAAAGCCGCACTAATGCTCAACGAATTCATCCGGGACATTTGGGGCAAGAGGAATTAATCGCTTTTTTAGTCCAGGAATTAGGAATTAAAGAACCATCAACTCAATTAAGCAAACGCATAGGAGCTAAATACTTTGCTTTGCCAACTATCAATAATCAGCCCTTACCCTCACCAGAATTAATCAAGTATTTAGAAATTGAGTATCCAGAAAGCTATGAATCATTTCAATATTGGCAAGTAGATACTTATGAAACCGTTACCCTCGCCAAAAATGAACAAGCGCTGAACGTTATTAAGTTGCTAAAGGATATTCATTTTTTAGCGCTATACAATGCTGAGACGTTTCAAATGGGTTCTGACCTGTTATTTTGGTATCATTATTCTCAAGCTTTCAAACAAGTAATTACTAAAGACCAATTTATTCCCGCACTAAAATATCGTCAGTTATTACCGAAAAAAACTACTAATAAAAAAGGTAAACAACAGAACTCACAGCCCAATCTGGAAATTTATGCTACCTGGGAAATTATTTCCGAGCAATATGAAGCAAATATTCAAACTTATGTTGACTATATGCCGCTCATTTGTGTGGCAGGTGCAACGAAACATAGCCCGAATATCGAGTTTTTTAGTAAAGAAACATTGTTGCGTCACTTTTCAGAATTTGTACTTGATAATTTAGTGACTCACACGCCGTCTACAGCTGCTTTTGATAAACAGATTGCTGATTCTCTGATTCAATATTGCTTTTATCCTCGTCAGCATAACCCTTTAACAATAAATACTGCCATAGAAGAATATCGGCAATGGTTGGCTTGGAAAACTAAAATTACTCGTACCCAAGCTGACTCACCTTTTCATCTCTGCTTCCAGTTGCACTCCCCCAACGCCGAACAAATAGACAATTGGCAGATTCAATTTTTAGTAGCTAGCAAACAAGACCCTTCCTTCAAGCTGGCGTTGACTGACTACTGGACAGGGAATCAAAAAACTAAAACTAGTATACATAAGAATTTTGGCAAAGATTTTGAAACTAATTTGTTGTTAAATTTAGGGTATGCAGCACGAATGTATCCTAAGCTGTGGCAAGGGTTAGAGACAGAGCGCCCAACAGCAATGCAGCTGACTTTAGAAGAAGCGTTCGACTTCCTCAAAGAAAGTGCTTGGGTGTTAGAAGATTCCGGATTTAAGGTGATTGTACCTTCTTGGTATACTCCTGCTGGTCGTCGTCGTGCCAAAATTCGTTTGAAAGCATCTACTCGTAAACTAGCAGCAACTAAGGGAGAAACAAAAAGCTATTTCGGCTTAGATTCACTGGTGCAGTATCAGCATGAATTAGCAATTGGAGAACAAGTTGTCACACCTATGGAGTGGGAACAACTGATTAACGCTAAAGCTCCTTTAGTGCATTTTCGCGGTCAATGGATGGAACTTGACCGAGAGAAAATGCAACAGTTAATTGAATTTTGGCACTCTCATGGGGATGAACAACCCCAAATGACTTTACTGGAGTTTTTGCAACGCAGTGCTGAAGCATCGGTGAGAGGTTAGAATAAAGTAAATTTTGTCAATCAGTTAAAATACTCAAAAAAACTTTAATGAAAATGATAATCGTGCGTGGGGGAGGGGAAGGAGGCGAGCGACACTCGCCTCCTTCCTCTCTATTTGATTATCATTATCTATAAGTTTTTAACGGCTAAAATGTGAGGCAAAAAAGTATTGTAACGAGAGAATAAATTTTTCAAAAGTGAGTTTCATTATTATTGTAAATTCAGTAATCAAATGCGGTAATGAAAAGTGCTTGTTGACTACTATGCCCAAAGCTGCAAAACGAAACTCCGACCACGCGCAAAAGCATAATACTCCTACCATAGATAATGAAGCGATTGCGTCGCATTTAGAAGAGTTACTAACTCCAGCTATCTTTGCTCAACAAAAATACTATAAGCAGTTAGGTTTACGAGATAGAATTATCAACCTATCCTTCATGGTAGCAGCAGTATTAACTTTATTGTGGCGACAAGTTCCTGGAGTTCAAGAATTAACAAGGCTTTTAGCAAGAGAAGATTTATTGTGGTGTCGTTCTAGAATAATTGCTCAACAATCTCTTTCTGAAAGATTTTTAGTATTCCCATCTGAATTATTTGAGCGAGTATTTAAAGATTTACTACCTCAGTTACAACTTAATTGGCAACGACGGCTGAAGCGACCACTTCCTGATAGTGTTAAATTTGCACTTCTTAATTTTGAACGAATTTGGATAGCTGACGGGTCTACATTAGAAGCCTTATTCCGAAAGCTAAAAAGCCTAGAAGACTTGAAAACAGGTCAATTAGCAGGAAAGATTTGTACAGTTATTGATTTAGTCAATCGCTTACCTATTGAAGTTTGGTTTCACACTAATCCTGCTGCATCAGAAACTAACTTTGAAGCTCCATTGCTGAAACTACTACCTGCTAAAACTCTGATCTTACTTGATAGAGGTTTTTATCATTTCCACTTTTTACAACAACTCATTAACCAAGAAGTTCATTTTATTACTCGTTTAAAAGCCAAAGCATCTATTAAGTACTTAAAAATTTTCAGCTATGACCATTCAGTTAAAGACCGATTGATTCAACTTGGAACTGTTCGTCGTGGTGCACCAGTGCTTACTTTACGTTTAATAGAAATTAAGGTTGGTAAAACTAGCTATTCTTATATTACTTCTGTCCTCGACCCACAAATCTTACCTCCTTACGTTGTCGCAGATTTATATCGCCGAAGATGGAGAGTTGAAGAAGCTTTTTACGTGGTCAAGCGTTTATTGGGACTGTCATATTTATGGACTGGTTCTATTAATGGTGTGAAGTTACAAGTGTGGGCAACTTGGCTCTTTTATGCAGTATTGGTTGACTTGGGAGATGCGGTTGCAGACGAATTATCTTTGCCATTTGACCGCATTTCTTTAGAGATGATTTTTCGTGGTTTATATCATTTTAGTGTCGCCTATGATAAAGGTAAGGCGGATGACCCAATTAAGTACTTCGCTGCCAAAGAAAATCAAGATTTAGGAGTAGTTAAAGCCCTGCGAAAACCAGTCTCCAAGCTGGATTTATCGCCTTTTCCCGCACCCTCTTGACAAAAGTGCAATCACTCTAACCTCTCACTGATGGTGCTGAAGTGGGAGAAGAATGGGAAATTGAACATGATGAAACTTTGGCAGACTTGCTCTGGAAACTACAAGATAAAAGTCGCTTAGAACCGATTGGTCAACTTGATAATCTGCAAGGCACTCTCCGAGAATATCAAAAACGCGGTGTTTCTTGGCTTGAGTATTTGGAACGTTTAGGATTAAATGGTTGTTTAGCGGACGATATGGGATTAGGAAAATCGGCACAGGTTATTGCCCGATTAGTGCAGGAGAAAAATGCACAACAGTCTCACTTCCCAACACTATTAATTGCACCTACTTCCGTAGTTGGCAACTGGTACAAAGAAATTGCCAAGTTTGCGCCTCATTTGAAAGCAATGGTACATCATGGCAGCACAAGATTACAAAATTCCGTAGATTTCAAAGCTGCCTGTCTACAACATGATATCGTAATTAGCTCTTTTTCCTTAGCTCGCAAAGATGAGAAGTTACTAGGTAGTATTGAATGGCAACGCTTAGTATTGGATGAAGCACAAAATATTAAAAATCCGAAAGCAGCCCAAACCAAAGCTATTCTCAAATTAAAAGCGAAACACAGACTGGCATTAACAGGTACTCCTGTAGAAAACCGCTTACTGGATTTGTGGTCAATTTTTAACTTTCTCAATCCCGGTTATTTAGGTAAAGAGGCGCAGTTTCGTAAATCTTTCGAGACTCCAATTCAAAAAGACAATGACCCAGCCAAATCAACTATTCTTAAAAAGCTCGTAGAGCCTTTAATTTTACGTAGAGTCAAAACGGATCAATCTATCATCAATGATTTACCTGATAAAGTTGAACAAAAGCTCTACACTAACTTGACTAAAGAACAAGCGTCACTTTATGAAGTAGTTGTCCTAGATGTAGAAAAACAATTGCAATCAACAGAGGGCATTCAACGCAAAGGATTGATTCTTTCCACCCTAATGAAACTCAAGCAGATTTGTAACCATCCAGCACAGTTTCTCCAAGATGGAAGTGAATTCTCCCCTGAGCGTTCCCACAAGCTCAGTCGTTTAGTATCTATGGTAGAAGAAGCAATTTCCGAAGGAGAAAGTTTACTTATATTTAGTCAATTTACTGAGGTGGGTGATAACATACTCAAGTATATAAAACACAATTTACATTGTAATGCTTATTATTTGCATGGTGGCACTAGTCGTCCGCGTCGGGAACAAATGATTACTGAGTTTCAAGACCCGAATACAGAACCATCTGTTTTTATACTTTCATTAAAGGCAGGTGGTGTTGGCATTACTCTTACTAAAGCCAACCATGTCTTTCACTTTGACCGTTGGTGGAACCCAGCAGTTGAAGACCAAGCAACTGACCGTGCTTTCCGTATCGGGCAAAAGAAAAATGTTTTTGTTCATAAATTTGTTGCTATTGGAACTTTAGAAGAAAGAATTGACCAAATGATTGAAGATAAGAAAAAGCTCTCTTCTGCTGTTGTAGGCAACGATGAATCATGGCTAACAGAGTTAGATAACGAAGCCTTTCAGCAATTGATATCATTGAACAAGAGCGCTATTTTGGAGTAAATAATATGGCGAAATTCAGCCGGACTTGGTGGGGCGATCGCTTTATTCAAGCACTAGAAGCTTTTACTGATGATAACCGACTCAAAAGAGGACGTTCTTATGCTAGCGGCGGCAAGGTAAAAAGCTTTGAAATTGAGCTAAATAAAATTACTGCTAAAGTCAAAGGTTCAGTTAACCCCTACTTTGGAGTTTATAAAGAACCAACTTACAATATAACAATTGAGATTACACCAATTTCCAATACGCGTTGGAGTCAAGTCATCCCAAAACTTTCATCTAAAGCTAGCATTGTCTCTCGTCTTTTACTAAATGAAGTTCCAGAAAATATTGAAGATACTTTTTCCGCTTTAGGACTGCACTTATTACCTCATAGTAGTAAGGACTTTCAAACCAAATGTTCTTGTCCAGATTATGCTAATCCCTGCAAACATATTGCTGGAGTTTACTATTTAGTAGCCTCACAACTTGATAATAATCCTTTTTTGTTATTTGAATTACGGGGATTATCAAAAGCAGAACTTCAGTCTAAATTAGCTGAGTCTCCCTTGGGGAAAGCTTTATCTGAAGAACTAAATGCTAAAGAAATTGCTTTAGACTCCTCTACTTCACTTTACACTAAACTAGAAAAGCAATCTCTTAGCCAAATGCCAAATGCTAGGGAGTTTTGGTTAGGGACAAAGCGCTTACCCTCAACTATAGAAGTTGCACCTATAAGCAGTGTCTCAGCAATTTTAATTAAAAAACAAGGTGATTTTCCTGATTTTTGGCATAATGATGCTTCCTTTATTGAAACGATGGAAGAACTCTATCAGCGAGTGAAAACCAAAAATCAGAACTTGATTTAAATTCTTATATAGTAATTAAGGCAATAAAAGTAATTGCGGCTTATGTCCCATCGCTTAGCTAAGTTCTTTTGACATTGACTTAAGTACTGTGACAGTGATATTTTAAACTTTAAACTTATATACAAGGTGACTTGCGCCTGGAGAGTCTGTAAAAAAGGGTGTAAATCAATTTCCTTTGAGTTATCTCTCAGCCCTATTTTTTGAAAGTGCCAACGCAATGATTTGCTACAACATAAATAAATCTATTAGAGCCAATCACAATTTGCAGATAGTATTTCTCATTGACTTAGTAATATCAATAATCGGTGTTGCTCAAGTAAAAAATCAATCGCGGTTTATACCGCAATCTAAACAACGCATACAAACAGAAAAAGCTGCTAAAACTTTGAATTAAAGTGCTGAGGTTTGAGTTGAGAGGAGATACCCGTAAGCGCTTTCTAACAAGTCAAGCAGTCTCCTGGCAGTTGATCATCCAGGGAATACCAAATTGATCAACCAACATCCCAAAGCGAACAGACCAGAAGGTTTGAGCAATCGGCATCTTCACTTTTCCTTTTTCTGCCAGGACATAGAAGACACGTTCTGCTTCTGCTGGCTCGTCAACGCTGATTTGTACATAGAAGCCTTGGGGTGTTTCAAAATACCCAGGCGGGCTGTCAGACCCCATCAAGAGGCGATCGCCTAGTTCAAGGCAGACGTGCATAATTTTGTCATGCCAATCGGCAGGTATATGTTCTGCTGTAGGAGCATCCCCATGAGTGAGCATCATCACGATTTTGCCGCCTAGACATTGTTCGTAGAATTTGAATGCCGTTTCACAGGTGCCGTTAAAATTGAGATAAGAATTGATTTTCATGTGTGTTGTTTTGATTACTTCATGATTGAGTTAATTCATGGGTTGAGCGTGAATACGGCTTGAGAGGTATGTGGATCAAATGGAACAGAGATATGTTCATGTAGAATCTGCCATTCGCCTTGATTATGCTGGCAAACAGCAGTGATCCGCATCCATGTTTGCATTGCCGGATGCTCTACTTCCATTGCTGTAAAGTGTGAGAGCCAGTGGGCAACCGCCAAGTCGTCATTGACTGTAATGTTGAGGTCTCGTGTTTCTATCTCAAAGGAGTCCGGGAAATAAGGCAAGCATTCTGGCCACATTTGGCGTAACGCTTCTTTCCCGTTTGTTTGGAATGGAGTAGAACTTACGCATTGACAAACAGAACGAAAAGTGCATAAAGAGAATGTAGAAAAATATCAGCGATCGCTAGCTGATAGAGGCATGAAAAACAGATAATTTACCTGTCTGTGTTTAGGGTTCGGACAATCAGAGCAATTACTAAACCATCAACCGCTAAATCCCGGATTTCTCACAAGTGAGAAAAAATCATTGAGATGAGTAAAACTTAAAGTAAATTATTTTATACAACACTAAACTATAATCAACAACAGATTATGACAACGTGTAAACCGAAACTACAAAGACAAATATGATACATTCTAAACAATAAATACTAAAGCAAAGATTATTGAAAATGATAAATAGACAGCCTAAAGCTAGGGTTAAATCAATGAAATCTACCCAAGTTAAAGCTAATAACTATAATTCCAATTAGCTGAAAATCAACCAGAACAGTTTAGCCGAGATAAATAGCTGTAAGCTGTTGCAAAAATATTCTTGTATGGACAATCTCTACTAATAGCGATTAAAATATATCGGCTATTAACAGTAATAACGGCTCCCAATTTCAGTAACTTTGTACGAACAGTTCCAACAGTAGCATTTTTGAGTTCGCTTGTTGTTAAACATTGCTCTCGAGAGCGTTTATCAAAATATAAGCAACAGAAGAAAACCACAGACGTAGTTGATTTCCAGCAAATGTATGAGTACTAGTTCTATCACTTTTTAGTGATAACTTCTGTTCTTTTAAACGATTCTCCATATCACCTCGTGGGCAATACTTCTGGGTATAAAGTCGTCCTGGAGGCACTAATTTAGTAGGGAGTGAAGTGACAACAAAACGAGTACTTACCCCTGACTTACTATACTCAATTTTTGAGACAACACGGCGATTACGGCTCCAAGATTTTAAAGTTTTATAATCAAGCGAACAATACCAAACTGAGTTATCAACAAAGGCTGCTGCTTGTTTTTTCAAGTCATCTGACGGAGTAAATAAAGTTTCAAAAAACTCTACTACAGTTTCCAGTTTTTGCGAATATTCAAGATAAGCCCGGTATTGGGTTGGTTGGGATAGTTGAATTAACCGACTATTCTGGGCTAACCCAAAGACATAATCTACTCCAACTTGAGATTCACACCAACTCATAATATCTTCTCTCGAATACGCACTATCTCCACGTACAATAATTTTCACATTATCCCAACGTAAACGTATTAGTTTTATTACTCGTTGCAATTCTGATAATGCACCCGACGCTGGATCTACATTAGAAGCACGAAGCTTTGCTGCAATTAAATGTTTACCGCAGAAAATATAAAGTGGAGCATAACAATATCCTCTATAATAAGGGTTAAAAAACACTTCTTCTTGATTGCCATGCACTAAATCATCAGTCACGTCCAAGTCTAAAATTATCTGTCGTGGTGCTTTGGAGTAGGATTCTAAAAATATTTCAACTAATAATTTCTCTATAGCTTCTGCATCATGTCCAATGCGATGATATCGACTTGATGCTCTTGATTCAACAGTTTCTGGACAGTGTTCGATACGATTTAAAGTGCTTTTACCTGCTAGGACTGGTAGTTCTTTTTCTGAACCCATTATTTTCCCTAGCGCCAGGATAAACATTGGATCGTGACGCAGTTCCTCGTGGTCGTTTAAGTCTTCATAACCCATTATCAAACCATATATTCTCTGCGTGATTAGGCTTTCTACTGAATGGTCAATTCTATTGGAATCTCGGTAATCTTTAAAACATCTTGCTACTCGCGATGTAATTTCTCTTTTTCGGTCTAGCTCCGCAATTAAAGTCAATCCTGCATCTGATGTTACCCTCTCACCCTTGAAATTAACTACGACTGGACATGATTTAACTTGTTCAAATTTGAACTGTTCCGGTATACAATCTGTTTTCTGAGGGGTCATGCTTAAAACTGCTGGAATTCATGTGCAATAGATATTTTGGCAGTTTTTGACTCCTCTTTTCTCCGGCTTTGTGAGAAATCCGGGTAAATGTGACCTGAATACTTATACTCTGTTTCTACTAGCAGAATCAAAGTATCCAGGTTGCACACGTCTGGCAGAAATAATGAAAGATTTGTCTCATGATAGCGTC
This portion of the Nostoc sp. UHCC 0302 genome encodes:
- a CDS encoding SNF2 helicase-associated domain-containing protein, producing the protein MKILHGTWIPNTETGFIESGSFYLWVETSAFKKSRTNAQRIHPGHLGQEELIAFLVQELGIKEPSTQLSKRIGAKYFALPTINNQPLPSPELIKYLEIEYPESYESFQYWQVDTYETVTLAKNEQALNVIKLLKDIHFLALYNAETFQMGSDLLFWYHYSQAFKQVITKDQFIPALKYRQLLPKKTTNKKGKQQNSQPNLEIYATWEIISEQYEANIQTYVDYMPLICVAGATKHSPNIEFFSKETLLRHFSEFVLDNLVTHTPSTAAFDKQIADSLIQYCFYPRQHNPLTINTAIEEYRQWLAWKTKITRTQADSPFHLCFQLHSPNAEQIDNWQIQFLVASKQDPSFKLALTDYWTGNQKTKTSIHKNFGKDFETNLLLNLGYAARMYPKLWQGLETERPTAMQLTLEEAFDFLKESAWVLEDSGFKVIVPSWYTPAGRRRAKIRLKASTRKLAATKGETKSYFGLDSLVQYQHELAIGEQVVTPMEWEQLINAKAPLVHFRGQWMELDREKMQQLIEFWHSHGDEQPQMTLLEFLQRSAEASVRG
- a CDS encoding IS4 family transposase, which gives rise to MPKAAKRNSDHAQKHNTPTIDNEAIASHLEELLTPAIFAQQKYYKQLGLRDRIINLSFMVAAVLTLLWRQVPGVQELTRLLAREDLLWCRSRIIAQQSLSERFLVFPSELFERVFKDLLPQLQLNWQRRLKRPLPDSVKFALLNFERIWIADGSTLEALFRKLKSLEDLKTGQLAGKICTVIDLVNRLPIEVWFHTNPAASETNFEAPLLKLLPAKTLILLDRGFYHFHFLQQLINQEVHFITRLKAKASIKYLKIFSYDHSVKDRLIQLGTVRRGAPVLTLRLIEIKVGKTSYSYITSVLDPQILPPYVVADLYRRRWRVEEAFYVVKRLLGLSYLWTGSINGVKLQVWATWLFYAVLVDLGDAVADELSLPFDRISLEMIFRGLYHFSVAYDKGKADDPIKYFAAKENQDLGVVKALRKPVSKLDLSPFPAPS
- a CDS encoding SWIM zinc finger family protein — its product is MAKFSRTWWGDRFIQALEAFTDDNRLKRGRSYASGGKVKSFEIELNKITAKVKGSVNPYFGVYKEPTYNITIEITPISNTRWSQVIPKLSSKASIVSRLLLNEVPENIEDTFSALGLHLLPHSSKDFQTKCSCPDYANPCKHIAGVYYLVASQLDNNPFLLFELRGLSKAELQSKLAESPLGKALSEELNAKEIALDSSTSLYTKLEKQSLSQMPNAREFWLGTKRLPSTIEVAPISSVSAILIKKQGDFPDFWHNDASFIETMEELYQRVKTKNQNLI
- a CDS encoding VOC family protein, with product MKINSYLNFNGTCETAFKFYEQCLGGKIVMMLTHGDAPTAEHIPADWHDKIMHVCLELGDRLLMGSDSPPGYFETPQGFYVQISVDEPAEAERVFYVLAEKGKVKMPIAQTFWSVRFGMLVDQFGIPWMINCQETA